The DNA window GTAGACGTCGTGCAGGGTGATCGTCGCCGCATCGCGGGCGAGCTGGCTGCCGCCACCGTGGCCGCGCGTGCTGCGGACCAGTCCAGCCTTGTGCATCTGCGCCAGCAGGCGGCGGATCACCACCGGATGGGTCGGCAGGCAGGTGGCCAGCTGTTCGGAGGTTCGCGGCCCGGGCTGGCCGACCAGATGGGCCATCACGTGCAGGGCATCGGAGAGCGGATTCGCGGATTTCATGTAACTAAGATAGTTACATTTAAACCAGCTGTCGAGGGTCTGCTTTCGTTCCATATGGACACATTTGTCCTATGAAACACATTCTTCACATCACTAAACAGAACGGGAATGTGACACGCATCGCACTTCAGAGACCTAAAGGATGGTCGATACCGCATCGCACCCCTTCCGAGATCTCGTCCCATGA is part of the Stenotrophomonas lactitubi genome and encodes:
- a CDS encoding Rrf2 family transcriptional regulator, coding for MKSANPLSDALHVMAHLVGQPGPRTSEQLATCLPTHPVVIRRLLAQMHKAGLVRSTRGHGGGSQLARDAATITLHDVYQAIGAPPMVQVGTREGRGGCPIQQLVNQALLESAREAQRLLEQRLQATTLDQLGADFARHLAHHRSLEAHHES